From a single Gimesia fumaroli genomic region:
- a CDS encoding serine/threonine-protein kinase has product MLSPDSNHATKNLTPPDQPDLEQIADEFISQIRNGEKPEVSEYAKRHPDFASEIAEFFPAIAALEGGKHADQSHGKVSLGASTPQQLGDFKIVREIGRGGMGVVYEAIQESLNRRVALKLLPRHSLMDEKQLRRFRREAELTASLHHTNIVPVFGVGENSGFHYYVMQLIEGVGLDELTQKIVVTAVDSELKQIAAGNNSLTQAGSDTSLSHSDDSQVNLPNEPKHPHNIGPEFDKYVGSPQNIAALGIQAANALQHAHDRGILHRDIKPGNLLLDRDGLLCITDFGLARAAEQSDLSKSTDMAGTLGYMAPEMFRGETCRQSDIYGLGITLYELLTKRPAIERTSRHAMIELITRGAIPPLRRINPEIPRDLETIIQKAIAADTKHRYQKASDLADDLNRFLENRPIRARRVTLFEQLWRWSRRNPAIASLSGIALSLLLLLGISLAVGFENERRERKRAEASAQLATAALDRVFNRFVPSRAQSTESNASAADYSEPVLSRESADLLAGMIQFYEQLAESTGSQREFQIKAANAQHKVGDIHRRLGDYQSALAAYQKSLEMYNQNSVEADPLTIATLFNEIGRIHWYLNQLTAAKDSYQKAEQLLKQELAINPDQPALRFELARSYFLMSHKVRPGQVKLHSVPHQAPRFPATEDESEANQALSQKAIDILEPLVNSDHAKPEYRYLLALCLQEQISNQYPQSQADTEKQARVLQILENLVREYPHVADYRQAVVKTYERIELRNATPRDIEETIAKRLQNAIQHASRLVSDYPTIPEYKISLIHAHNKLAHAMDILTDGSPDSNKVRLRHDTGERSLRTAIRLQRELADQFPEVPEHQTWLARFEIMLANILERKGSEAEAIPLMEDAIKILETGQKTQSESADIYETLLNATEKLSELYQYSGDELNSILLWDKYNQYEAQFKSKFPEAVRHRPKQNRRPQRGDGPPRPRDNRQPPRPRDRNGPPFRR; this is encoded by the coding sequence GTGTTATCTCCCGATTCAAATCATGCCACGAAGAATCTGACGCCTCCGGATCAGCCTGATCTGGAACAAATCGCTGATGAATTTATCAGTCAGATTCGGAACGGCGAGAAGCCTGAGGTTTCTGAATACGCAAAACGCCACCCTGATTTTGCCAGTGAGATTGCAGAATTCTTTCCTGCTATTGCTGCTTTGGAAGGTGGAAAACATGCCGACCAGTCTCATGGAAAAGTCTCCTTAGGCGCCAGCACACCACAGCAGCTGGGTGACTTTAAAATCGTCCGGGAAATTGGGCGAGGTGGCATGGGTGTGGTCTATGAAGCCATCCAGGAATCACTCAATCGGCGGGTCGCATTGAAACTGTTACCGCGTCATTCGCTGATGGATGAGAAACAACTGAGGCGTTTTCGCCGGGAAGCCGAATTGACGGCTTCACTACATCACACCAACATCGTACCGGTCTTCGGTGTCGGCGAGAATAGCGGTTTTCACTACTATGTGATGCAATTGATTGAAGGCGTTGGTCTGGATGAACTGACACAGAAAATCGTGGTCACTGCTGTCGACAGCGAGTTGAAACAGATCGCAGCAGGAAATAATTCTCTGACACAGGCCGGCAGTGACACTTCACTTTCTCACAGCGATGACTCGCAAGTGAATCTGCCAAACGAACCGAAGCATCCCCATAACATTGGTCCAGAATTTGATAAGTATGTCGGCTCTCCTCAAAATATTGCAGCGCTCGGCATTCAGGCCGCGAATGCGCTCCAACATGCACATGATCGCGGTATTTTACATCGTGACATCAAGCCTGGAAATTTACTTTTAGACCGCGATGGTCTGCTCTGCATCACGGACTTTGGACTGGCACGTGCGGCTGAACAGAGCGATCTGAGTAAATCCACCGACATGGCAGGCACACTCGGTTATATGGCGCCCGAAATGTTTCGAGGCGAAACCTGCCGCCAGAGTGATATCTATGGTCTCGGAATTACACTTTACGAACTGTTAACTAAACGTCCCGCAATTGAACGCACCAGCCGCCATGCAATGATCGAACTGATTACGCGGGGGGCGATTCCACCGCTCAGACGGATCAATCCCGAAATTCCCCGCGATCTGGAAACGATCATCCAGAAGGCCATTGCAGCAGATACGAAGCATCGTTACCAAAAGGCCAGCGACCTGGCAGATGACCTGAATCGATTTCTCGAAAATCGGCCGATCCGTGCCAGACGCGTGACCCTCTTCGAGCAGTTGTGGCGCTGGAGCCGTCGTAACCCGGCGATTGCCAGCTTATCCGGAATTGCATTAAGCCTGCTGCTACTGCTGGGAATCTCACTGGCAGTCGGATTTGAAAATGAACGACGGGAGCGAAAGCGAGCAGAAGCATCAGCTCAACTTGCGACTGCAGCCCTGGATCGCGTATTCAATCGATTTGTCCCCAGCCGTGCCCAGTCAACAGAAAGCAACGCGTCGGCAGCCGACTATTCAGAACCGGTCTTGTCCCGGGAATCAGCTGATTTGCTGGCAGGAATGATTCAGTTCTATGAACAATTGGCCGAATCAACAGGATCACAACGCGAATTTCAAATCAAAGCGGCCAATGCACAGCACAAGGTCGGCGACATTCATCGCCGACTGGGAGATTATCAATCAGCACTTGCCGCGTATCAAAAATCGCTCGAAATGTACAATCAAAACTCGGTTGAAGCAGATCCGCTCACGATTGCCACACTCTTCAATGAAATCGGTCGAATTCACTGGTACCTGAATCAACTGACGGCTGCCAAGGATTCCTATCAGAAAGCGGAGCAGTTGCTGAAACAGGAACTCGCTATAAACCCGGATCAACCTGCGCTCCGGTTTGAACTGGCACGTTCCTATTTTCTGATGTCGCATAAAGTACGTCCCGGTCAAGTGAAACTACACTCTGTTCCTCATCAGGCGCCTCGCTTCCCTGCAACGGAAGACGAATCAGAGGCGAATCAGGCTCTCTCGCAGAAGGCCATTGATATCCTGGAGCCGCTAGTGAATTCCGATCATGCGAAACCGGAGTATCGCTACTTACTGGCCCTCTGTCTGCAGGAACAAATCTCAAATCAATATCCGCAATCTCAGGCGGATACAGAAAAACAGGCGCGCGTGCTTCAAATTCTGGAGAACCTGGTTCGAGAATATCCGCATGTTGCCGACTATCGACAGGCTGTGGTGAAAACCTATGAGCGAATCGAGCTTCGCAATGCAACTCCCAGGGACATTGAAGAGACCATTGCGAAACGTCTGCAAAACGCGATTCAACATGCCAGCCGCCTGGTTTCCGATTATCCAACGATCCCGGAATACAAAATCTCGCTGATCCATGCCCATAATAAACTGGCGCATGCAATGGATATTTTGACTGATGGAAGTCCGGATTCAAACAAAGTACGACTTCGCCATGATACAGGCGAACGCTCGTTGAGAACTGCCATCAGATTACAGAGAGAACTCGCGGACCAATTTCCGGAAGTGCCAGAACATCAAACCTGGCTAGCCAGGTTTGAAATCATGCTGGCAAATATTCTGGAAAGAAAAGGGAGTGAAGCAGAAGCAATTCCACTCATGGAAGATGCCATCAAGATTCTGGAAACAGGGCAGAAAACACAATCAGAGTCTGCTGACATCTATGAGACCCTGCTGAATGCCACAGAGAAGCTTTCTGAGCTTTATCAATATTCAGGAGATGAACTGAATAGCATCCTGCTGTGGGATAAATACAATCAATATGAAGCGCAATTTAAATCCAAATTCCCAGAGGCAGTACGTCACAGGCCTAAACAAAATCGACGGCCCCAGCGGGGTGACGGACCACCACGCCCACGAGACAACAGACAGCCACCGCGGCCACGTGACAGGAACGGGCCTCCCTTCCGCAGATGA
- a CDS encoding sigma-70 family RNA polymerase sigma factor — protein MLDEHEDQENFLNRLRQDPEGVLAEEYNQYRDRLWRIVNFRLDRRLLGRVDADDILQEAYLDAATRIEHYLNDPATTFFIWLRTIIGQTLIDVHRRHLGAQKRDVRREVKAKRRVFSASTSFQIADVLLGDMTSPSQAALKEELAAQLHEALESLNEIDREILVLRHFEELSNLEASEVLEIEPKTASMRYFRALTRLRSILVQIPGIIE, from the coding sequence TTGTTGGATGAGCACGAAGATCAAGAGAATTTTCTGAACCGGTTACGGCAGGACCCGGAAGGCGTGCTTGCGGAAGAATATAACCAGTACCGAGACCGTCTGTGGCGAATTGTTAATTTTCGGCTTGATCGGCGTCTGCTCGGTCGAGTTGATGCGGATGATATTCTGCAAGAAGCGTATCTCGATGCGGCCACACGGATTGAACATTATCTGAATGACCCGGCGACCACATTTTTCATCTGGCTGCGAACCATCATCGGACAAACTTTGATCGACGTACACCGCCGTCATCTGGGAGCGCAAAAACGAGATGTCAGACGAGAAGTCAAAGCGAAGCGGAGAGTGTTTTCCGCATCCACTTCGTTTCAAATCGCCGATGTCTTGCTGGGCGACATGACGTCTCCGAGTCAGGCCGCGCTCAAAGAAGAACTGGCCGCACAATTACATGAGGCTCTGGAAAGCCTGAATGAAATTGATCGCGAGATTTTAGTGCTGCGTCATTTTGAAGAATTATCAAACCTGGAAGCATCGGAAGTACTTGAAATCGAACCCAAAACAGCAAGTATGAGATATTTCCGCGCCTTAACCAGATTACGCTCCATACTGGTACAAATTCCCGGTATCATAGAGTAA
- a CDS encoding multiheme c-type cytochrome, which yields MIILLPNIYFQYAQAENKNQIRQASSQTASATVSSTRTSTTTKLEQLMQSAVDQAHAECYEDDPFPSASKCGKCHPQHYREWSVSPHAYAQLSPVFNAMSNKLIKLNNGTLGDFCIRCHTPVGMALSEPINMSNLDRPPSSREGVTCVTCHRINQAWGKGIAGRQALVSGDINQAVFGPSGGEILAEVLANPDKYGVLKTSKDPSIRGRAIHAEAYEFFQLTTPGFCGSCHDVFAPNGFRLEDAFSEFKHSPSAKQCKENCQDCHMGAVPGIPSGYTFSPAAIVGNVPTPVRKHTNHMMIGPDYPIIHRGLFPHNPQAIKEENSQPSPDQGLATMREWLYFDDAAGWGTPEFEKHVMKETYFPPPWDNQVTRIKARLILNDQYELLGEAATQRLQLLRAGYHLGEIQVEKAKWYGLDFSVPVSNITLGHGVPTGFDAERVVFLRTMVWDQNGQLVFQSGDLDPNGDIRDSHSLYVHNGKIPIDRQLFTLQSRFITRNIRGGEREQVLNVPYSLDPLPYFRPATRPFTVLGRPIGARKQKQNIPPRSNRLANYHVSRKQLTGPGNYTIRVQLIAGMVPVNLVHEISDVGFDYGMSARDVADGVVDGHMVLYEKVDTVCIP from the coding sequence ATGATCATTCTTCTCCCGAACATCTATTTCCAGTACGCACAAGCCGAGAATAAAAATCAGATCAGGCAGGCCAGTTCGCAAACCGCTTCAGCCACAGTGAGCAGTACCAGGACCTCAACGACCACCAAGCTTGAGCAACTCATGCAATCTGCCGTTGATCAGGCCCATGCTGAGTGTTATGAAGATGATCCCTTCCCTTCCGCCTCTAAATGTGGCAAATGTCATCCTCAGCATTATCGTGAATGGTCGGTATCACCGCATGCTTACGCACAGTTAAGTCCTGTGTTTAACGCAATGTCGAACAAACTGATCAAACTAAATAATGGCACACTGGGTGATTTTTGCATTCGCTGCCATACTCCCGTCGGCATGGCTTTATCTGAGCCGATCAACATGAGTAATCTGGACCGCCCCCCTTCCTCACGTGAAGGTGTAACCTGTGTGACCTGCCATCGCATCAATCAGGCGTGGGGGAAAGGAATCGCAGGTCGACAGGCTCTGGTGAGTGGAGATATTAACCAGGCAGTCTTTGGGCCGTCGGGTGGAGAAATTCTGGCAGAAGTTCTGGCAAATCCGGATAAATATGGTGTTCTGAAAACGTCCAAAGATCCTTCAATTCGAGGTCGTGCCATCCATGCGGAAGCCTATGAATTTTTCCAATTAACGACGCCAGGATTCTGCGGCAGTTGTCATGATGTGTTTGCGCCGAACGGCTTCCGACTGGAGGACGCCTTCAGTGAATTTAAACACTCACCATCCGCCAAGCAGTGCAAAGAAAACTGTCAGGATTGTCATATGGGTGCCGTTCCAGGCATCCCCTCGGGATACACCTTCTCTCCTGCTGCCATTGTGGGGAATGTGCCGACACCGGTTCGTAAACATACAAATCATATGATGATTGGCCCTGACTATCCGATTATTCATCGTGGCCTTTTTCCGCATAACCCCCAAGCGATCAAAGAAGAAAATTCGCAGCCCTCTCCCGATCAGGGGCTCGCCACGATGCGGGAATGGCTTTACTTCGATGATGCCGCCGGCTGGGGTACGCCTGAATTTGAAAAACACGTGATGAAAGAGACTTACTTTCCACCTCCCTGGGACAATCAAGTCACACGAATCAAGGCACGGCTTATTCTAAATGATCAATACGAATTGCTGGGAGAAGCGGCGACTCAGAGATTACAGCTGTTAAGAGCCGGCTATCACCTGGGCGAAATTCAAGTTGAAAAAGCAAAATGGTATGGACTGGATTTTTCAGTTCCCGTTTCCAATATCACACTGGGCCATGGCGTTCCCACCGGATTTGATGCGGAACGCGTTGTATTTTTACGAACCATGGTCTGGGATCAAAATGGGCAACTTGTTTTCCAATCAGGTGACCTCGACCCGAACGGCGATATTCGCGACTCTCACTCTCTCTATGTGCACAACGGAAAAATCCCGATTGACCGACAATTATTCACTCTGCAATCACGGTTCATTACCCGAAACATTCGGGGGGGCGAACGTGAGCAGGTTTTGAATGTGCCCTACTCTCTCGACCCACTGCCTTACTTCCGACCGGCTACGCGCCCGTTTACTGTTTTGGGTCGTCCCATTGGAGCACGCAAGCAAAAACAAAACATTCCCCCCAGAAGCAATCGACTGGCGAACTATCATGTTTCCCGAAAACAACTCACGGGACCGGGAAACTATACGATTCGCGTGCAACTGATTGCAGGCATGGTGCCTGTGAATTTAGTACATGAAATCTCGGACGTCGGGTTTGACTATGGCATGTCTGCCCGCGATGTTGCGGATGGCGTTGTCGACGGCCACATGGTGTTATATGAAAAAGTGGATACCGTCTGTATTCCCTAA
- a CDS encoding adenylate/guanylate cyclase domain-containing protein produces the protein MIHLIAKGPRPGEKIEWHIPESQKMLLGRSADNDCAIPWDSTISRMHAEFQRNEDQLNIRCFPSVLNQIKFDEQFHTELTISVGDTFQIGETQFQSIERSSNSGVLEILEDLDTDSGILTEASLRVTDLRIETVTKAVPSLWLCKDEGNLAKQAALLLKDVMPHADVVAVIQSDGPKKWNVAHWEQPVPGFRRVTIIRSLVRDTIRKGETAIEVESSRKGTPLANGRWAFCTPVKTEGNQKWCLYICGRFGEESPSQAYLSTNDLQDDLNLVELLAHMLSAIRRVRKLEDRFSGIEQFFSPAIIKVVSEENAKHTLEPTETETAVLFCDLRRFSHMTEQAGKNLQLFLDRLKNALGVMTQSISSQNGVIADFQGDSALGFWGWPLPLSKGALPACRAALQIHQMFKISNSTHFNELSGFEVGIGITRGNAIAGKIGTREQAKVGVFGPVVNLASRLEGMTKQLGVPILIDEATAADVRNLLPESEGRCRHLGLFRPPGLEAPLSVYELLPSEGKSSISNQNIKDFEAAVDAFIDGDWDSSLDLLGHLPPKDRARDFLLLQIASQNYKAPFDWDGVVTLKK, from the coding sequence ATGATACATCTCATTGCAAAAGGACCAAGGCCGGGCGAAAAAATTGAATGGCATATTCCTGAATCGCAAAAAATGTTGTTAGGTCGGAGCGCTGACAACGATTGTGCCATCCCCTGGGATTCTACCATTTCTCGTATGCATGCTGAATTCCAACGCAACGAAGATCAACTGAATATTCGCTGCTTTCCAAGTGTACTGAATCAAATCAAGTTTGACGAGCAATTTCATACTGAGCTGACGATATCAGTGGGAGATACATTCCAGATTGGTGAGACTCAGTTTCAGTCGATAGAACGATCATCCAATTCTGGCGTTTTGGAGATTTTGGAGGATCTGGATACCGACTCTGGAATTTTAACTGAGGCCAGTCTACGGGTTACTGATCTTCGAATCGAAACGGTCACCAAAGCCGTCCCCAGCTTATGGCTTTGTAAAGATGAAGGAAACCTTGCAAAACAGGCGGCTTTGCTACTTAAGGATGTGATGCCACATGCAGACGTCGTGGCTGTCATCCAAAGCGATGGTCCGAAAAAGTGGAATGTCGCCCATTGGGAACAACCCGTTCCCGGTTTTCGGCGCGTTACGATCATCAGATCGCTGGTTCGTGACACCATCCGAAAAGGCGAGACTGCCATCGAAGTGGAAAGCAGTCGCAAAGGGACACCGCTCGCCAATGGCCGGTGGGCATTCTGCACACCAGTCAAAACGGAGGGAAATCAGAAATGGTGCCTTTACATCTGTGGTCGTTTTGGTGAAGAATCGCCTTCACAGGCCTATTTATCTACGAATGATTTGCAGGATGATTTGAATCTTGTTGAATTGCTGGCGCATATGTTGTCTGCCATTCGTCGTGTACGGAAACTGGAAGACCGATTTTCCGGAATAGAACAGTTTTTCTCTCCGGCAATTATCAAAGTCGTCTCAGAGGAAAATGCAAAACATACACTGGAACCGACGGAAACAGAAACAGCCGTCTTATTTTGCGACCTGCGGCGCTTCTCTCATATGACAGAACAGGCAGGGAAAAATCTGCAATTGTTTCTGGACCGCTTGAAGAATGCTCTGGGAGTCATGACTCAAAGTATCAGTAGTCAGAATGGGGTCATCGCAGACTTTCAGGGAGATAGTGCTCTTGGTTTCTGGGGGTGGCCTTTGCCACTTTCAAAAGGAGCCCTTCCAGCGTGCCGGGCGGCGTTGCAGATTCACCAGATGTTCAAGATTTCGAACAGTACTCATTTTAATGAGTTGAGTGGCTTCGAAGTCGGAATCGGCATCACACGTGGAAATGCGATTGCCGGGAAAATTGGAACCCGAGAACAGGCGAAAGTAGGGGTTTTTGGCCCTGTAGTCAACCTGGCCTCTCGCCTGGAGGGAATGACAAAGCAATTGGGGGTTCCAATTCTGATTGATGAAGCGACTGCTGCTGATGTACGAAATCTGCTTCCCGAGTCTGAAGGGCGTTGTCGGCACCTCGGTTTATTTCGTCCCCCTGGATTAGAAGCCCCGCTTTCGGTTTACGAATTATTACCCTCAGAAGGGAAAAGTTCGATTTCGAATCAGAATATTAAAGACTTTGAAGCAGCCGTCGATGCATTCATTGATGGAGACTGGGACAGTTCGCTTGATCTGTTAGGACATTTGCCCCCCAAAGATCGTGCAAGAGACTTTCTACTGCTCCAGATTGCCAGTCAAAATTACAAAGCGCCCTTTGACTGGGATGGCGTGGTCACACTCAAGAAATGA
- a CDS encoding multiheme c-type cytochrome: MNLADRRFRSLKPANCLFTLMVVCLILQAVVSVCSEKMYATEPAASATSFVSTDAKSKAEQTKKTMGVVAADCKKCHPSEVAAWMKTVHFQSPDERLYKFEGNTKKYATAMGLTSADLQGDSMCADCHGTKAVRDGKVKVISGVSCEKCHGAAGGEDGWLNRHQSYHENMPITRAEETPEHRAERLKFCDQAGMKRSSDIYGLSKSCFKCHIVGNEKLIAAGHKAASAFDFVSWTGGEVKHNFLVDKTKNADAPSLWMERTGGTAENRRRMKFVVGTLVQLETALRARANATNPAVIPQISGIIAAANGKLSQINAAAPTPEVQAVINLITPMFGTLFAPLPTDKETYTKAADEVAEQAKLFSRKYDGADFPKLDSVIKRYPPHYSQQFQDKYLNK, encoded by the coding sequence ATGAATCTCGCCGATCGCAGATTTCGCTCTCTCAAACCAGCTAATTGCCTGTTCACTCTGATGGTGGTTTGCCTGATCCTGCAAGCCGTTGTTTCCGTCTGTTCTGAGAAGATGTACGCCACCGAACCTGCGGCTTCTGCCACCTCATTTGTGTCGACCGACGCCAAGTCAAAAGCAGAACAAACAAAAAAAACGATGGGGGTTGTCGCAGCAGATTGTAAGAAGTGTCATCCTTCTGAAGTCGCAGCCTGGATGAAAACAGTCCACTTTCAATCTCCAGATGAACGTCTCTATAAATTTGAAGGGAACACAAAGAAATACGCAACCGCAATGGGACTGACCAGTGCTGACTTACAAGGGGATTCCATGTGCGCGGACTGTCATGGCACCAAGGCAGTTCGAGACGGAAAGGTTAAAGTGATTTCTGGAGTTTCGTGTGAAAAGTGCCATGGTGCTGCCGGCGGAGAGGATGGCTGGCTCAATCGTCATCAGTCGTATCATGAGAATATGCCGATCACCCGTGCAGAAGAAACTCCGGAACATAGGGCAGAGCGGCTCAAGTTTTGTGACCAGGCTGGCATGAAACGGTCGTCCGATATTTATGGTTTGTCCAAATCCTGTTTTAAATGTCATATCGTTGGAAATGAAAAACTGATCGCCGCAGGACATAAGGCTGCAAGTGCCTTCGATTTTGTTTCCTGGACGGGGGGAGAAGTAAAACATAATTTCCTCGTTGACAAAACCAAAAATGCCGATGCTCCTTCATTGTGGATGGAGCGAACCGGAGGGACTGCAGAAAATCGTCGGCGAATGAAGTTTGTTGTTGGTACTCTGGTGCAATTAGAAACCGCACTCCGAGCACGGGCCAATGCAACAAACCCCGCTGTGATTCCTCAAATTAGTGGTATTATCGCGGCTGCAAACGGTAAGCTGTCTCAGATCAATGCCGCTGCTCCCACGCCGGAAGTACAAGCAGTAATCAATCTCATCACACCTATGTTCGGAACCCTGTTCGCGCCACTGCCCACGGATAAAGAGACTTATACGAAAGCAGCCGATGAAGTCGCAGAACAGGCCAAACTGTTTTCCAGGAAATATGATGGCGCAGACTTTCCCAAGCTCGATTCTGTGATCAAGCGATATCCACCACATTATTCTCAGCAGTTCCAGGATAAGTATCTGAATAAATAA
- a CDS encoding cyclic nucleotide-binding domain-containing protein — translation MSEPSISRPRRWDKPFSLEPGSEDEMTDTAVEILLGKPPFSEIDPAGFKRSLPLHDIIKNDARIIGFDDGDIVVRRGDWGNSAFFILSGNVRVGLERGKPTLPDEILGRHDNKVKTLWESFAQLWRNHSVPEVRKLDSVFSKSELKTRHAHNSTRIYLQEVSAVLDKYHTARLDAGHWFGELAALGRTSRVATVFSEGVSQLLEIRWQGIRDILRHDQNGKLKQYIEDAFRERALAAFLRTTPLFHDCQPELMQRIVDQVEFHTFGNYDSPKPFKDLIENQDHTTEGGEPVIIREGDYPSGIVMIRSGLARISQRHYNGRRTVGYLSPGQIFGLDEIRAEVQSLTPVGCSTQLSAIGHLNAVLVPTALVEELLKQNGSVGAADLHEVKTHVSDSGSNSVKINDDTLLSQLVDQNFVQGTSLMVIDLERCTRCDDCVRACSTAHDNNPRFIRHGPILNQYMVPNSCLHCVDPICMIECPTGAIFRDFAQGDIIINEQTCIGCAQCASNCPFDAIRMVDIRDSKGNIIVDSKTRSPLTQATKCDLCIDQKGGPACERACPHDALFRVDMQDAAQVGEAFSR, via the coding sequence ATGTCAGAACCTTCTATTTCACGTCCGCGGCGCTGGGATAAACCTTTCTCGCTCGAACCAGGCAGCGAGGATGAAATGACCGATACCGCTGTGGAAATTCTGCTGGGAAAACCACCTTTTTCAGAGATTGATCCTGCAGGATTTAAACGATCTCTGCCACTGCATGACATCATTAAGAACGATGCGCGGATTATTGGATTTGACGATGGAGACATCGTTGTACGGCGGGGAGACTGGGGAAATTCAGCTTTCTTTATTTTGTCTGGAAATGTGCGTGTCGGGCTGGAAAGAGGAAAACCAACTCTTCCTGATGAAATCCTGGGGCGGCACGATAATAAGGTCAAAACCCTGTGGGAATCTTTCGCACAACTCTGGCGAAATCATAGTGTACCTGAAGTTCGTAAACTTGATTCGGTGTTCTCTAAGTCTGAATTGAAAACACGTCACGCACATAACAGCACTCGAATCTATCTTCAGGAAGTTTCGGCCGTTCTCGATAAATACCACACGGCACGGCTTGATGCCGGCCATTGGTTTGGTGAACTTGCAGCGCTGGGGCGAACCAGTCGTGTTGCCACAGTATTTTCGGAAGGAGTTTCACAGCTCCTTGAAATTCGCTGGCAAGGGATTCGGGATATTCTGCGTCATGATCAGAACGGAAAACTGAAACAATATATAGAGGATGCTTTCCGCGAACGGGCTCTGGCTGCCTTCCTGCGAACAACTCCCTTGTTTCATGATTGCCAGCCAGAATTGATGCAACGGATTGTAGATCAGGTTGAATTTCATACATTTGGTAACTACGACTCTCCGAAACCGTTTAAGGACTTAATCGAGAATCAGGATCATACGACCGAGGGCGGGGAACCAGTGATAATTCGCGAAGGCGATTATCCCAGTGGCATCGTGATGATTCGTAGCGGCTTAGCCCGCATCAGTCAGCGGCACTATAACGGCCGACGTACGGTTGGTTATTTATCTCCCGGTCAAATCTTTGGCCTGGATGAAATTCGAGCTGAAGTACAATCGCTGACTCCAGTTGGTTGCAGCACACAACTGAGTGCGATTGGGCATTTGAACGCGGTACTTGTACCGACGGCACTTGTTGAGGAATTACTCAAACAAAACGGCTCTGTTGGGGCCGCAGATCTGCATGAAGTTAAAACGCACGTTTCTGATTCAGGTAGTAACTCGGTTAAGATCAACGATGATACACTGCTTAGTCAGCTGGTCGATCAGAATTTTGTACAAGGAACATCGCTGATGGTGATCGACCTTGAACGTTGTACACGCTGTGATGATTGTGTCCGCGCCTGCTCAACCGCTCATGACAATAATCCCCGGTTTATTCGTCATGGGCCCATTCTTAATCAATATATGGTCCCCAATTCCTGCCTGCATTGTGTGGATCCCATCTGCATGATTGAATGCCCTACAGGTGCAATCTTTCGCGATTTTGCTCAAGGTGATATCATCATCAACGAACAAACCTGTATTGGTTGTGCCCAGTGTGCCAGCAACTGTCCATTTGATGCGATTCGTATGGTTGATATCCGAGATTCCAAAGGAAATATTATCGTTGATTCCAAAACGCGTTCACCGCTGACTCAAGCTACAAAGTGCGATTTATGTATCGACCAGAAAGGCGGACCAGCCTGCGAACGTGCTTGCCCTCATGACGCACTCTTTCGTGTGGACATGCAAGATGCGGCCCAGGTGGGAGAGGCGTTTTCGCGATGA